The Pseudofrankia inefficax genome window below encodes:
- the uvrB gene encoding excinuclease ABC subunit UvrB encodes MSTTSERPAAAQPGALTPVTVKPSIANRPTVNNERSATPFKVVSDYQPSGDQPAAIKELARRIRAGEKDLVLLGATGTGKSATTAWLIEELQRPTLVMAPNKTLAAQLANEFRELLPHNAVEYFVSYYDYYQPEAYIAQTDTYIEKDSSINEEVERLRHSATMSLLTRRDVIVVASVSCIYGLGTPQEYIDRMVKISVGEEIDRDLLLRRLVDVQYTRNDLAFDRGTFRVRGDTVEVFPVYEELAVRIELFGDEIERISYLHPLTGEIVREVDQVFIFPASHYVAGPERMERAITGIEEELATRLEQLEGQGKLLEAQRLRMRTTYDIEMMRQVGFCSGIENYSRHIDGRAAGTAPHTLLDYFPDDFLMVIDESHNTVPQIGGMYEGDMSRKRNLVDHGFRLPSATDNRPLRWEEFLERVGQTVYLSATPGPYELGKADGIVEQIIRPTGLIDPEIVLKPTKGQIDDLIHEIRLRAERDERVLVTTLTKKMSEDLTDYLLELGIRVRYLHSEVDTLRRVELLTELRRGDYDVLVGINLLREGLDLPEVSLVSILDADKEGFLRSERSLIQTIGRAARNVAGQVHMYADKITPSMRTAIDETNRRRALQVAYNEKHGLDPQPLRKKVMDILDDMVRENADGEMYGGGRAQSRGKAPVPGMKSRGGKQDAVGRYAAELAGMPRHDLANLIRQLDDQMHEAAKELQFELAARLRDEIAELKKELRGMTAAGVE; translated from the coding sequence ATGAGCACGACGTCCGAACGACCCGCAGCTGCACAACCCGGAGCGCTGACGCCCGTCACGGTCAAGCCGAGCATCGCCAACCGACCCACCGTGAACAACGAGCGCTCCGCCACGCCGTTCAAGGTCGTCTCCGACTACCAGCCGTCAGGTGACCAGCCGGCCGCGATCAAGGAGCTGGCGCGGCGGATCCGGGCGGGCGAGAAGGACCTCGTGCTGCTGGGCGCGACCGGGACGGGCAAGTCCGCGACGACGGCGTGGCTCATCGAGGAACTGCAGCGCCCGACGCTGGTCATGGCGCCGAACAAGACGCTGGCCGCCCAGCTCGCCAACGAGTTCCGTGAGCTGCTGCCGCACAACGCCGTCGAGTACTTCGTCTCGTACTACGACTACTACCAGCCTGAGGCGTACATCGCCCAGACGGACACCTACATCGAGAAGGACTCCTCGATCAACGAGGAGGTGGAGCGGCTGCGGCACTCGGCGACGATGAGCCTGCTCACCCGCCGGGACGTGATCGTGGTCGCCAGCGTCAGCTGCATCTACGGCCTCGGCACGCCGCAGGAGTACATCGACCGGATGGTCAAGATCTCCGTCGGCGAGGAGATCGACCGGGACCTGCTGCTGCGCCGCCTGGTGGACGTCCAGTACACCCGCAACGACCTGGCCTTCGACCGCGGCACGTTCCGGGTCCGCGGCGACACGGTCGAGGTGTTCCCGGTCTACGAGGAGCTCGCCGTCCGGATCGAGCTGTTCGGCGACGAGATCGAGCGGATCAGCTACCTGCACCCGCTGACCGGCGAGATCGTCCGGGAGGTCGACCAGGTCTTCATCTTCCCGGCCAGCCACTACGTCGCCGGCCCGGAGCGGATGGAACGGGCGATCACGGGCATCGAGGAGGAGCTGGCCACCCGGCTGGAGCAGCTGGAGGGGCAGGGCAAGCTGCTGGAGGCCCAGCGGCTGCGGATGCGGACCACCTACGACATCGAGATGATGCGCCAGGTCGGCTTCTGCTCGGGCATCGAGAACTACTCGCGCCACATCGACGGCCGCGCCGCCGGCACCGCGCCGCACACCCTGCTCGACTACTTCCCCGACGACTTCCTGATGGTCATCGACGAGTCGCACAACACGGTGCCGCAGATCGGCGGCATGTACGAGGGCGACATGTCCCGCAAGCGCAACCTCGTCGACCACGGCTTCCGGCTGCCGTCCGCGACCGACAACCGGCCCCTGCGCTGGGAGGAGTTCCTGGAGCGGGTCGGCCAGACGGTCTACCTGTCGGCGACCCCCGGGCCGTACGAGCTGGGGAAGGCCGACGGCATCGTCGAGCAGATCATCCGGCCGACCGGCCTGATCGACCCGGAGATCGTGCTGAAGCCGACGAAGGGCCAGATCGACGACCTGATCCACGAGATCCGGCTGCGCGCCGAGCGGGACGAACGGGTCCTCGTCACGACCCTGACCAAGAAGATGTCCGAGGACCTGACCGACTACCTGCTGGAGCTGGGGATCCGGGTCCGCTATCTGCACAGCGAGGTCGACACGCTGCGCCGGGTCGAGCTGCTCACCGAGCTGCGCCGCGGCGACTACGACGTCCTCGTCGGCATCAACCTGCTGCGGGAGGGCCTCGACCTGCCGGAGGTCTCGCTGGTGTCGATCCTGGACGCGGACAAGGAGGGCTTCCTGCGCTCCGAGCGGTCCCTGATCCAGACGATCGGCCGCGCGGCCCGTAACGTCGCCGGCCAGGTCCACATGTACGCCGACAAGATCACCCCGTCGATGCGGACCGCGATCGACGAGACCAACCGCCGGCGCGCGCTGCAGGTCGCCTACAACGAGAAGCACGGCCTCGACCCGCAGCCGCTACGCAAGAAGGTCATGGACATCCTCGACGACATGGTCCGGGAGAACGCCGACGGCGAGATGTACGGCGGTGGCCGGGCCCAGTCCCGCGGCAAGGCCCCAGTTCCCGGGATGAAGTCCCGCGGCGGCAAGCAGGACGCCGTGGGCCGTTACGCCGCGGAGCTGGCCGGGATGCCCCGCCACGACCTGGCCAACCTCATCCGCCAGCTCGACGACCAGATGCACGAGGCCGCCAAGGAGCTCCAGTTCGAGCTGGCCGCCCGCCTCCGCGACGAGATCGCCGAACTCAAGAAGGAGCTACGCGGCATGACCGCCGCCGGCGTCGAATGA
- a CDS encoding Uma2 family endonuclease, protein MSMISVPADITLGDVAAMGQADELHRYELSDEGELRVMMTPTPEHSRIVMRLTAWFLRNGFDEERLRTDLGIYTGGGRQPDLTVWADTAPDVGVASVYVPVDGLQVVIEVVSRGSRQNDLVDKVGEYARAGIGRYWTVEQGGTQPVTFRTLGTGGYSSAGPRPLDWVLKRQPTDFGVN, encoded by the coding sequence ATGAGCATGATCAGCGTTCCCGCTGACATCACCCTCGGCGATGTGGCGGCCATGGGCCAGGCCGATGAGCTGCACCGCTACGAGCTGAGTGATGAGGGAGAGCTGCGGGTCATGATGACGCCGACGCCGGAGCACTCCCGGATCGTCATGCGGCTGACAGCCTGGTTCCTGCGCAACGGCTTCGACGAGGAGCGGCTGCGCACCGATCTGGGCATCTACACCGGTGGCGGACGGCAGCCCGATCTGACGGTGTGGGCGGACACGGCGCCCGACGTCGGCGTCGCGTCGGTCTACGTCCCGGTCGACGGGCTGCAGGTCGTCATCGAGGTGGTCTCGCGCGGGTCGCGCCAGAACGATCTGGTCGACAAGGTCGGCGAGTACGCCCGCGCCGGGATCGGGCGGTACTGGACGGTCGAGCAGGGGGGCACCCAGCCGGTGACATTCCGGACCCTGGGCACTGGCGGTTACTCGTCGGCGGGGCCGCGTCCGCTGGACTGGGTCCTGAAACGGCAGCCGACGGACTTCGGGGTCAACTGA